In one Enterobacteriaceae endosymbiont of Donacia sparganii genomic region, the following are encoded:
- the ribA gene encoding GTP cyclohydrolase II, translating into MNIKEISRAKLPTKWGEFIIIGFEEINTGNNHIALIYGLKKIYKNSSILTRIHSECLTGDAFFSLRCDCGFQLQLALEKISRADCGILIYHRQEGRNIGLLNKIKAYNLQDHGLDTVEANYKLGFHADERNFISCINILKILGILNIKLLTNNPYKINILKKNGINVISRVPLIIGCNIYNYKYLNTKHLKLKHILN; encoded by the coding sequence ATGAATATAAAAGAAATATCTAGAGCAAAACTTCCAACAAAATGGGGAGAATTTATTATAATAGGTTTTGAAGAAATAAATACAGGTAATAATCATATTGCTTTAATATATGGATTAAAAAAAATATATAAAAATTCAAGTATATTAACAAGAATACATTCAGAATGTTTAACAGGAGATGCTTTTTTTAGCTTACGTTGTGATTGTGGTTTCCAATTACAATTAGCTTTAGAAAAAATTTCTAGAGCTGATTGTGGTATATTAATTTACCATAGACAAGAAGGTAGAAATATTGGTCTTCTAAATAAAATTAAAGCATATAATTTACAAGATCATGGTTTAGATACTGTAGAAGCTAATTATAAATTAGGTTTTCATGCAGATGAAAGAAATTTTATTTCTTGTATAAATATATTAAAAATATTAGGTATTTTGAATATTAAATTATTAACAAATAATCCTTATAAGATTAATATTCTAAAAAAAAATGGGATAAATGTTATAAGTAGAGTTCCATTAATTATAGGTTGTAATATATATAATTATAAATATTTAAATACTAAACATCTAAAATTAAAGCATATATTAAATTAA
- the sbcB gene encoding exodeoxyribonuclease I: protein MLKKKKLKFNFLFYDYETFGLNPQKDRIAQFACIRTDINLNIINSPIVLYCKIPNDYLPDPQSIIIHNISPYIANSKGIKENEFANYINKIFLYPNTCILGYNNINFDDEFSKFLFYRNFLDSYSWFWKNHNSRWDILNLVRACYVLRPNGIFWPKINNVPIFNLEKIAILNNIIPYYKAHDALSDVYTTISITRLIKQKQPLLYEYFLKFRNKKKLIKLINLSKIQILIHISSFYKNKNNNINCITPLFWHPENKNILISFNLMKNINNFLKFFKNKITLNKEYIFLYIQSINFSKSPLLMPLNILKKTDIERLKFNITFYINNFILFKKNFLKIKKIIKLNLINFHKLNNKTNIYNVDQQLYKNFFPNEDLLKFKQICNKKFTNINFNKLSFRDTRANILLFKYKARNFPFMLNKIEQKQWNIYQKNIFNKKFLNNYISKIEKLLQNQFCNKKIIILKNLLQYVKNLLNILI, encoded by the coding sequence ATGTTAAAGAAAAAAAAATTAAAATTTAATTTTTTATTTTATGATTATGAGACTTTTGGGTTAAATCCCCAAAAAGATAGAATTGCTCAATTTGCTTGTATACGTACTGATATAAATTTAAATATAATTAATTCACCTATAGTACTTTATTGTAAAATACCTAATGATTATTTACCTGATCCGCAATCTATTATTATTCATAATATTAGTCCTTATATTGCTAATTCTAAAGGAATTAAAGAAAATGAATTTGCTAATTATATTAATAAAATATTTTTATATCCTAATACTTGTATATTAGGATATAATAATATTAATTTTGATGATGAATTTAGTAAATTTTTATTTTATCGTAATTTTTTAGATTCATATAGTTGGTTTTGGAAAAACCATAATAGTCGTTGGGATATATTAAATTTAGTTAGAGCATGTTATGTATTAAGACCTAATGGAATTTTTTGGCCTAAAATTAATAATGTTCCAATATTTAATCTTGAAAAAATAGCTATTTTAAATAATATAATTCCATATTATAAAGCACATGATGCTTTATCTGATGTATATACTACAATATCTATAACTAGATTAATAAAACAAAAACAACCATTGTTATATGAATATTTTTTAAAATTTAGAAATAAAAAAAAATTAATAAAATTAATAAATTTATCAAAAATTCAAATTTTAATACATATTAGTAGTTTTTATAAAAATAAAAATAATAATATAAATTGTATTACTCCATTATTTTGGCATCCAGAAAATAAAAATATATTAATTTCTTTTAATTTAATGAAAAATATAAATAATTTTTTAAAATTTTTTAAAAATAAAATAACTTTAAATAAAGAATATATTTTTTTATATATACAATCTATTAATTTTAGTAAATCTCCATTATTAATGCCTTTAAATATTTTAAAAAAAACAGATATTGAACGTTTAAAATTCAATATTACGTTTTATATAAATAATTTTATACTATTTAAAAAAAATTTTTTAAAAATAAAAAAAATTATTAAATTAAATTTAATTAATTTTCATAAATTAAATAACAAAACAAATATTTATAATGTAGATCAACAACTATACAAAAATTTTTTTCCTAATGAAGATTTATTAAAATTCAAACAAATATGTAATAAAAAATTTACTAATATAAATTTTAATAAACTCTCTTTTAGAGATACAAGAGCTAATATTCTATTATTTAAATATAAAGCAAGAAATTTCCCATTTATGTTAAATAAAATAGAACAGAAACAGTGGAATATATATCAAAAAAATATTTTTAATAAAAAATTCCTAAATAATTATATTTCAAAAATTGAAAAACTTTTACAAAATCAATTTTGTAATAAAAAAATTATAATTTTAAAAAATTTGTTACAATATGTAAAAAATTTATTAAATATATTAATTTAA
- a CDS encoding DedA family protein — protein MLAINIAKIINKYGYFIILLSSLVEWETFIIIAGMLAHKKILFLNKIIFITITGSIISNQILFYLGKKYSKNFLSFFKNYNLKIQKYRNLILSYPYLFIIFTRFIYGFRLISPITMGIINISNIKFFLLNVIGAVIWTIFFTITGYFFGEIISTWIKDFTKIIKYILYIILLFIILKILFKIIKKLYF, from the coding sequence ATGCTTGCTATTAATATTGCTAAAATAATAAATAAATACGGTTATTTTATTATATTATTAAGTTCTTTAGTTGAATGGGAAACATTTATTATAATTGCTGGAATGTTAGCTCATAAAAAAATATTATTTTTAAATAAAATAATCTTTATTACTATTACAGGTTCTATCATAAGTAATCAAATATTATTTTATTTAGGTAAAAAATATAGTAAGAATTTTTTATCTTTTTTTAAAAATTATAATTTAAAGATTCAAAAATACCGTAATTTAATTCTTAGCTATCCCTATTTATTTATTATCTTTACAAGATTTATTTACGGCTTTAGATTAATAAGTCCCATTACAATGGGTATTATTAATATTTCTAATATAAAATTTTTTTTATTAAATGTTATTGGTGCTGTTATTTGGACTATATTTTTTACTATTACTGGTTATTTTTTTGGAGAAATTATATCTACTTGGATAAAAGATTTTACTAAAATTATTAAATATATTTTATATATTATTTTATTATTTATAATACTTAAAATTTTATTTAAAATAATAAAAAAATTATACTTTTAA
- a CDS encoding NADH-quinone oxidoreductase subunit N, with the protein MTKSLISLVPLITIISLIIILLIKISIKRNNLTSLIITILGFILTIISIIYTKNNNFLINSLFLNDTYSIFYIIILICNNILICLISYQWLSTLKYNKDEFYILIIISTLGSMVLINSNNLISMLIGIELISIPTFGLISYNIQLKYSLEASIKYVILSTIASSFLILGISFIYLDNGSLNFIFLLNHYLFYNKFLINYLTIIGLCLIFVSLGFKLSIVPFHLWTPDVYQGAPTPVTMFLNTFSKSSIFIFLVKFLIYCSKINNNKYFLYKILILISILSIIFGNIMGIMTKNNIKRLLAYSSIAHIGYMFIILIYNQKYKIHLISLEMMGIYIIGYIINNLGILGVISLFSSLTLQEKNIDKLYFYRGLFWYDPILTFTLTIMLLSLAGIPITIGFISKFYLIALSIKIKIWYLTAAIILGSSIGLYYYLRIIISLYLNPSKINKDIYLTKIKNKNYFFIKNILLILSILTIIIGLYPEFIIQYIKIFI; encoded by the coding sequence ATGACTAAATCATTAATATCATTAGTACCTTTAATTACTATTATTTCATTAATAATAATTTTATTAATAAAAATATCAATTAAAAGAAATAATTTAACAAGTTTAATTATTACAATTTTAGGATTTATATTAACGATAATATCTATTATTTATACAAAAAATAATAATTTTTTAATTAATTCTTTATTTTTAAATGATACATATTCTATATTTTATATAATTATATTAATTTGTAACAATATTTTAATATGTTTAATATCATATCAATGGTTATCTACTTTAAAATATAATAAAGACGAATTTTATATATTAATTATAATATCAACTCTAGGTAGTATGGTTCTAATAAATTCAAATAATTTGATTTCTATGTTAATAGGTATTGAATTAATATCTATTCCTACATTTGGTTTAATAAGTTATAATATTCAATTAAAATATTCATTAGAAGCTAGTATTAAATATGTAATTTTATCTACAATAGCATCATCATTTTTAATACTGGGAATATCTTTTATTTATTTAGATAATGGTAGTTTAAATTTCATATTTTTATTAAATCATTATTTATTTTATAATAAATTTTTAATTAATTATTTAACTATAATTGGATTATGTTTAATTTTTGTAAGTTTAGGATTTAAATTATCTATAGTTCCATTTCATTTATGGACTCCTGATGTTTATCAAGGTGCACCTACACCTGTTACAATGTTTTTAAATACATTTAGTAAATCATCTATTTTTATATTTTTAGTAAAATTTTTAATTTATTGTTCTAAAATTAATAATAATAAATATTTTTTATATAAAATATTAATTTTAATTTCAATATTATCAATTATATTTGGTAATATTATGGGTATTATGACAAAAAATAATATTAAACGTTTATTAGCGTATTCGTCTATAGCTCATATTGGTTATATGTTTATAATTTTAATTTATAATCAAAAATATAAAATACATTTAATTTCTTTAGAAATGATGGGTATATATATTATTGGTTATATAATAAATAATTTAGGTATTTTAGGAGTAATAAGTTTATTTTCTAGTTTAACTTTACAAGAAAAAAATATAGATAAATTATATTTTTATCGTGGATTATTTTGGTATGATCCAATATTAACTTTTACATTAACTATTATGTTATTATCTTTAGCTGGGATTCCTATAACTATAGGTTTTATATCTAAATTTTATTTAATAGCATTAAGTATAAAAATTAAAATATGGTATTTAACTGCTGCTATTATCTTAGGAAGTTCTATAGGATTATATTATTATTTACGTATTATTATTAGTTTATATTTAAATCCATCTAAAATAAATAAAGATATTTATCTTACTAAAATAAAAAATAAAAATTATTTTTTTATTAAAAATATATTATTAATATTAAGTATATTGACTATAATAATAGGTTTATATCCTGAATTTATTATTCAATATATTAAAATTTTTATTTAA
- the nuoM gene encoding NADH-quinone oxidoreductase subunit M: MLLPWLILVPFISGIICWQSEKINFKLPRWISLISISCIFFISILEYILYIYHLNDKISFIYPLWISEFILNWIPRFGIHFHLAIDGLSLIMINLTGLLGIMAVLCSWNEVKKWHGFFHLNLLWILSGVIGVFLSVDMFLFFLFWEIMLIPMYFLISLWGHKGIKGHSRIKAATKFFIYTQSSGLLMLCGILSLVFLNQTLTGILTFEYSYLLKNHLSLQTEFLLMLSFFIAFAVKMPIIPFHGWLPEAHSQAPTAGSVDLAGILLKTAAYGLLRFTLPLFPISSLKFSFIAILLGMSGIFYGSWMACTQSDIKKIIAYTSISHMGFILMGIYSHNKIAYQGVIIQMISHGISAAAQFILCGQIYERLKTRNIKIMGGIWNYIKILPGLFLFFAFASIGIPGTGNFIGEFLILLGTFHSYPICTSIATFSLLFSSIYSLNMIQKIFYGSKTKIHIFIKNMLLREKIIIFTLVILLVILGFYPQIILNISDSTMSSIYNRIILTNYK, encoded by the coding sequence ATGTTATTACCTTGGTTAATATTAGTTCCTTTTATTAGTGGTATAATTTGTTGGCAAAGTGAAAAAATAAATTTTAAATTACCTCGTTGGATATCTCTGATTTCTATTAGTTGTATTTTTTTTATATCAATTTTAGAATATATTTTATATATATATCATTTAAATGATAAAATATCATTTATATATCCTTTATGGATCTCAGAATTTATATTAAATTGGATACCAAGATTTGGAATACATTTCCATTTAGCAATAGATGGATTATCATTAATAATGATTAATCTTACTGGATTATTAGGAATAATGGCTGTTTTATGTTCTTGGAATGAAGTTAAAAAATGGCATGGTTTTTTTCATTTAAACTTATTATGGATTTTAAGTGGAGTTATTGGAGTATTTTTATCTGTAGATATGTTTTTATTTTTTTTATTTTGGGAAATTATGTTAATACCTATGTATTTTTTAATCTCTTTATGGGGACATAAAGGAATCAAAGGACATAGTCGTATTAAAGCTGCTACTAAATTTTTTATTTATACTCAATCTAGCGGTTTATTAATGTTATGTGGAATTTTATCTTTAGTTTTTTTAAATCAAACATTAACTGGTATATTAACTTTTGAATATAGTTATTTATTAAAAAATCACTTAAGTTTACAAACAGAATTTCTATTAATGTTATCTTTTTTTATTGCTTTTGCTGTTAAAATGCCTATAATACCTTTTCATGGTTGGTTACCTGAAGCACATAGTCAAGCTCCAACAGCTGGATCAGTTGATCTTGCAGGTATTTTATTAAAAACAGCAGCTTATGGATTATTAAGATTTACTTTACCTTTGTTTCCTATATCATCTTTAAAATTTTCATTTATTGCAATATTATTAGGGATGTCTGGTATATTTTATGGTTCTTGGATGGCTTGTACACAATCAGATATTAAAAAAATTATAGCATATACTTCCATATCTCATATGGGATTTATTTTAATGGGAATTTATAGTCATAATAAAATAGCTTATCAAGGAGTTATAATACAAATGATATCACATGGAATTTCTGCTGCAGCACAATTTATTCTTTGTGGGCAAATATATGAAAGACTCAAAACACGAAATATTAAAATAATGGGAGGAATATGGAATTATATAAAAATATTACCAGGATTATTTTTATTTTTTGCTTTTGCTAGTATTGGGATACCTGGGACAGGAAATTTTATAGGAGAATTTTTAATATTACTAGGAACTTTTCATTCATATCCTATATGTACAAGTATAGCTACTTTTAGTTTATTATTTTCTAGTATTTATTCATTAAATATGATACAAAAAATTTTTTATGGTTCTAAAACTAAAATACATATTTTTATAAAAAATATGTTATTAAGAGAAAAAATTATTATTTTTACACTTGTAATTTTATTAGTAATTTTAGGATTTTATCCACAAATTATTTTAAATATATCAGACTCAACTATGAGTAGTATATATAATAGGATTATATTAACTAATTATAAATAA
- the nuoL gene encoding NADH-quinone oxidoreductase subunit L, whose protein sequence is MKFLFLIILIPLISFLILSLFPNYFNKNKISIIGVSSIGISAIIASIIGYIFIKNGIFSYKQSLWKILNIDNLYINFDLYLDMLSLTMLVLITWVGFFIHIFSIWYMKNEKEYSKFFAYTNLFIANMVLLILANNFVLMFFGWEGVGVCSYLLIGFFYKKSSNGLSAIKAFLITRFSDIFLIIGIFLIFKIFNTFNFLEISNLITSSPIYYKSYYLKIISIMLIIGALSKSAQFPLNTWLIDAMVGPTPVSALIHAATMVTAGIYLILRNNILFLMNNNILFLISIIGSITLLLSGLSALVQNNIKRILAYSTMSQIGYMFLALGINSWYAALFHVISHAFFKALLFLCTASIITSCKNEQNIFKIGRIKRYSPLIYYCFLFGSISLVSLPFITMSSFTKEKILYEIIINKHIFLFIIGIMGSFFTSLYIIRMFYTIFYGKKNIFSITIRKNYFTHNFPLIILSILSSYIGIKILPIKKKFLLPNKILLINHNYYHILGLISIFIFIISFISYFFYIKNKNFIKKIIKNYCYNFYFINHFFLNGCYIDFFYKKFFVNIFINILSIIKNDPISKFIDFLIIKIINQTGKILLISQSGYIRWYVSTMYLGLILIIIYLIILINN, encoded by the coding sequence ATGAAATTTCTTTTTTTAATTATTTTAATACCATTAATTAGTTTTTTAATCTTATCATTATTCCCAAATTATTTTAACAAAAATAAAATTTCAATAATTGGAGTTAGTTCTATAGGAATAAGTGCAATTATTGCATCAATAATAGGATATATTTTTATTAAAAATGGAATTTTTTCATATAAACAATCTCTATGGAAAATATTAAATATTGATAATTTATATATTAATTTTGATCTTTATTTAGATATGTTATCTTTAACTATGTTAGTTCTTATAACATGGGTAGGTTTTTTTATACATATATTTTCTATTTGGTATATGAAAAATGAAAAAGAATATTCTAAATTTTTTGCATATACTAATTTATTTATTGCAAATATGGTATTATTGATTTTAGCTAATAATTTTGTTTTAATGTTTTTTGGTTGGGAGGGAGTTGGAGTATGTTCTTATTTATTAATAGGATTTTTTTATAAAAAATCTTCAAATGGTTTATCTGCTATAAAAGCATTTCTGATAACTCGTTTTAGTGATATTTTTCTAATTATTGGTATTTTTTTAATATTTAAAATATTTAATACTTTTAATTTTTTAGAAATATCAAATTTAATAACATCATCTCCTATTTATTATAAATCATATTATTTAAAAATAATATCAATAATGTTAATTATAGGAGCATTAAGTAAATCTGCTCAATTTCCATTAAATACTTGGTTAATAGATGCTATGGTTGGACCAACTCCTGTATCTGCACTTATACATGCAGCTACTATGGTTACTGCTGGGATTTATTTAATTTTACGCAATAATATATTATTTTTGATGAATAATAATATACTTTTTTTAATTAGTATTATTGGTTCAATAACATTATTATTATCTGGATTATCTGCTCTAGTTCAAAATAATATTAAACGTATTTTAGCTTATTCTACTATGAGTCAAATTGGTTATATGTTTTTAGCGTTAGGAATTAATTCATGGTATGCTGCTTTATTCCATGTAATATCACATGCTTTTTTTAAAGCACTACTTTTTTTATGTACTGCATCTATTATTACTTCATGTAAAAATGAACAAAATATATTTAAAATAGGAAGAATAAAAAGATATTCTCCTTTGATATATTATTGTTTTTTATTTGGTTCTATATCTTTAGTATCTTTACCTTTTATTACTATGAGTAGTTTTACTAAAGAAAAAATTTTATATGAAATTATAATAAATAAACATATTTTTTTATTTATTATTGGTATAATGGGTAGTTTTTTTACTTCTCTATATATTATACGTATGTTTTATACTATATTTTATGGTAAAAAAAATATTTTTTCTATTACTATACGAAAAAATTATTTTACACATAATTTTCCATTAATAATACTAAGTATATTATCAAGTTATATTGGAATAAAAATATTACCAATTAAAAAAAAATTTTTATTACCTAATAAAATATTATTAATTAATCATAATTATTATCATATATTAGGATTAATATCCATTTTTATATTTATAATAAGTTTTATTTCATATTTTTTTTATATTAAAAATAAAAATTTTATTAAAAAAATTATTAAAAATTATTGTTATAATTTTTATTTTATAAATCATTTTTTTTTAAATGGATGTTATATAGATTTTTTTTATAAAAAATTTTTTGTAAATATTTTTATAAATATATTATCAATTATCAAAAATGATCCTATTTCTAAATTCATAGATTTTTTAATAATAAAAATTATAAATCAAACAGGAAAAATATTATTAATAAGTCAAAGTGGATATATTCGTTGGTATGTATCAACAATGTATTTAGGATTAATACTAATTATTATATATTTAATAATATTAATTAATAATTAA
- the nuoK gene encoding NADH-quinone oxidoreductase subunit NuoK: MIPLYHVLMFIIIIFIIGLTGIIIRRNMLYILICTEIMINASALSCIISGNYWKQTEGEIMYIISISISAIEICVSLILLIKLYYYKNNINIDSISEMNG, translated from the coding sequence ATGATTCCTTTATATCATGTTTTAATGTTTATAATTATAATATTTATTATTGGATTAACTGGAATAATAATTCGACGTAATATGTTATATATTTTAATTTGTACTGAAATAATGATAAATGCTTCTGCATTATCATGTATAATTTCTGGTAATTATTGGAAACAAACGGAAGGAGAAATTATGTATATAATATCAATTAGTATATCAGCTATAGAAATTTGTGTAAGTTTAATTCTATTAATTAAATTATATTATTATAAAAATAATATTAATATTGATTCAATTAGCGAGATGAATGGATGA
- a CDS encoding NADH-quinone oxidoreductase subunit J family protein translates to MEIMFYILGCISIIFTFLIIISINPIYTLLYFLISLISISCIFFILGDYFAGALEIIIYAGAIVVLFIFFLMFLNYKNIELEEKKFFLKKILFLIIILFLTLIFLILIFYILSNLYNKKYITTNFISIKDIGINLFTQYKIIVELVSILLLSGIIIVLHIGKRKIN, encoded by the coding sequence ATGGAAATAATGTTTTATATATTAGGATGTATATCAATAATTTTTACATTTTTAATTATTATTAGTATTAATCCTATTTATACATTATTATATTTTTTAATTTCATTAATTTCAATATCATGTATATTTTTTATTTTAGGAGATTATTTTGCTGGTGCATTAGAAATTATTATATATGCAGGAGCAATTGTTGTATTATTTATATTTTTTTTAATGTTCTTAAATTATAAAAATATTGAATTAGAAGAAAAAAAATTTTTTTTAAAAAAAATATTATTTTTAATAATTATTTTATTTTTAACTTTAATATTTTTAATACTAATTTTTTATATTTTAAGTAATTTATATAATAAAAAATATATCACTACTAATTTTATTAGTATAAAAGATATTGGTATAAATTTATTTACACAATATAAAATTATTGTAGAATTAGTATCAATACTTTTACTATCAGGAATAATCATTGTTTTACATATAGGAAAAAGAAAAATTAATTAA
- the nuoI gene encoding NADH-quinone oxidoreductase subunit NuoI yields the protein MKIIKFFIDLISQVKSIFLVFINLFSKRETIMYPEEKIYLPPRYRGRIILTVDSDNNERCVACNLCAVSCPVGCITLKKKIKKNGRSYPEFFRINMSRCIFCGFCEEACPTGAIQLIPDFELCEFNRKDLIYEKKNLLINNQGKDIKYNFYNISGVNIKNNHNNINKDSSIEVDIKNILP from the coding sequence ATGAAAATTATAAAATTTTTTATAGATTTAATAAGTCAGGTAAAAAGTATTTTTTTAGTTTTTATTAATCTCTTTAGTAAAAGAGAGACTATAATGTATCCAGAAGAAAAAATTTATTTACCACCAAGATATAGAGGTAGAATTATATTAACAGTTGATTCAGATAATAATGAACGATGTGTTGCTTGTAATCTTTGTGCAGTTTCTTGTCCTGTTGGTTGTATAACTTTGAAAAAAAAAATAAAGAAAAATGGACGATCTTACCCTGAATTTTTCAGAATTAATATGTCTAGATGTATTTTTTGTGGATTTTGTGAAGAAGCTTGTCCAACGGGAGCAATACAATTAATTCCAGATTTTGAGTTATGTGAATTTAATAGAAAAGATTTAATATATGAAAAAAAAAATTTGTTAATTAATAATCAAGGAAAAGATATTAAATATAATTTTTATAATATTTCAGGAGTCAATATTAAAAATAATCATAATAATATAAATAAAGATTCCAGTATCGAAGTAGATATAAAAAATATATTACCATAA
- the nuoH gene encoding NADH-quinone oxidoreductase subunit NuoH produces the protein MILFSFLKTIKIIFLLKILFMLLILIISGAFLSFGERRILALFQNRYGPNRVGLYGCLQILADMIKIIFKEDWTPNFSNNKLLFNIAPIIAFNTLLSVFAILPITPQLMISNLNIGILFFFMMASLSVYSILFAGWASNNKYALLGTVRGVSQIISYEIFLGLSLMGIICQTGSFNLFDIVYHQYQYYWNIIPQFFGFISFFIASIALCHRHPFDQPETEQELVDGYHIEYSGMKFGLFFVGEYINIIILSSLIVILFFGGWLGPFFPSIIWYLIKTIIFILLFFLIRASLPRPRYDKVMYFSWFICLPLTLINLIITAFIVKFK, from the coding sequence ATGATTTTATTTTCTTTTTTGAAAACTATAAAAATAATATTTTTATTGAAAATATTATTTATGTTATTAATATTAATAATAAGTGGTGCTTTTTTAAGCTTTGGAGAAAGACGTATATTAGCTTTATTTCAAAATCGTTATGGTCCTAATAGGGTTGGATTATATGGATGTTTACAAATATTAGCAGATATGATAAAAATTATTTTTAAAGAAGATTGGACTCCAAATTTTTCCAATAATAAATTATTATTTAATATTGCTCCTATTATAGCTTTTAATACATTATTATCTGTATTTGCTATATTACCTATTACTCCTCAATTAATGATATCTAATTTAAATATCGGAATACTTTTTTTTTTTATGATGGCTAGTCTTTCTGTTTATTCTATTTTATTTGCAGGATGGGCTAGTAATAATAAATATGCTTTATTAGGAACAGTTAGAGGAGTTTCACAAATAATAAGTTATGAAATTTTTTTAGGTTTATCTTTAATGGGAATTATTTGTCAAACAGGATCCTTTAATTTATTCGATATTGTATATCATCAATATCAATATTATTGGAATATAATTCCTCAATTTTTTGGTTTTATATCATTTTTTATAGCTTCTATAGCATTATGTCATCGACATCCTTTTGATCAACCAGAAACAGAACAAGAACTTGTTGATGGTTATCATATTGAATATTCTGGAATGAAATTTGGTCTTTTTTTCGTAGGAGAATATATTAATATAATAATATTATCTTCTTTAATAGTAATTTTATTTTTTGGTGGTTGGTTAGGACCTTTTTTCCCATCTATAATATGGTATTTAATTAAAACTATAATATTTATATTATTATTTTTTTTAATAAGAGCGTCATTACCTAGACCTCGTTATGATAAAGTAATGTACTTTAGTTGGTTTATATGTTTACCATTAACATTAATTAATCTTATTATTACTGCATTTATTGTAAAATTTAAGTAA